A window of Thiocapsa bogorovii genomic DNA:
CGTATCATCAGGATTACTACCGCCGTAACCCGAGTCAGGGCTACTGCCAGGTCGTGATATCGCCGAAGCTCGCCAAGCTCAGGGCGCGTCATGCGGCACTCCTGGTCGAGTGATCTCGGTCGACGAATCGGCACGCTCGGCGCAGGATAGAGCCATGCCCGCGTACGCCATTCGACTCATCACCCTCGACCTGGACGATACCGTCTGGCCCTGCGTGCCCGTGATCCAGGCCGCCGAAGAGGTCTTCCACGATTGGCTGCGTCGGCATGCCCCGCGTCTGGCCGAGGCCCACGATCTGGCGAGCATGCGCCGTCACCGTCGCGAGTTGATGGACGCCATGCCCGAGATCGCGCATGACCTGGGTCAGATCCGCCGCCGCTCGCTGGCCATGCTGCTTGAGTCGTTCGACTATGCGGTCGGATTGGCCGAGGAGGCGATGGCGTTGTTCGACGAGCATCGCAATCGGGTCGAGCCCTTCGACGACGTCTCTCCGGTGCTGCGGACGCTTTCGGAGCGCTATCGCTTGGTTTCGCTCACCAACGGCACCGCCAATCCCGAGGCGACACCGCTGCGAGGGCTTTTCGAGCACAGCATCACGGCAGCCGATGCGGGTGCCTCCAAGCCCCATCCGGCGCTCTTCATGCGCGCGCTCGAGCATGCCGGCTGTGCGCCGAGCGAGTGCCTGCACATCGGCGACGACCCCCTGATGGATGTCGAAGGGGCGCGCGCGGTCGGGATCACTGCGGTTTGGGTCAATCGCTATGGGCGGACCTGGCCGGACGATCTGGCGCCGCCGACGCTAACCGTGACCACGCTCCATCAACTCCTGGATTGGCTCGACGCCGAGCCGCGGCCCGACCCGAGGTAAGCACGCATGGATTTCGATCTCCTGGCCAACGATGGACTGGCCCGGCGCGGCCGTTTGCGCTTTGCGCGCGGGACGGTCGAGACCCCCGCCTTCATGCCTGTCGGGACCTATGGGACCGTCAAGGCCATGACTCCGGAGGAGCTGACCGATCTCGGCGCCGAGATCGTGCTCGGCAACACCTTCCATCTGATGCTGCGTCCCGGCACCGAGATCATTCGACGCTGTGGGGATCTGCACGGCTTCATGCACTGGGAGCGGCCCATCCTCACGGACTCGGGCGGATTCCAGGTCTTCAGCTTGGGCGCACTGCGCAAGATCACGGAGGAGGGCGTGCGTTTCCGCTCGCCGGTCGACGGCAGTCCGGTCTTTCTGAGCCCCGAGATCTCGATGCAGGTGCAGCGCGCGCTCGGCTCCGACATTGTCATGATCTTCGACGAGTGCACGCCTTATCCTGCCGACGAGGCGCACGCGCGCGCCTCGATGGCGCTCTCGCTGCGCTGGGCGGCACGCTCGCGCGAGGCTCATGGCGACAATCCCTCGGCCCTCTTCGGCATCGTTCAGGGCGGCATGCACGAGGGACCGCGCGGCGAATCCTTGGACGGGCTCATGACCATCGGCTTCGACGGCTATGCCGTGGGCGGCTTGTCGGTCGGCGAAACGGAGGCGGAGCGGCTGCGCATCCTCGATTTTCTCAGCGACAAGCTGCCGCAGGATCGCCCACGCTATTTGATGGGTGTGGGCACGCCGGAGGACATCGTCGCCGCCGTCGGTCGCGGCATCGACATGTTCGACTGTGTTCTGCCCACCCGCAACGCTCGCAACGGCGACCTCTTTACGCACCAAGGCAAGGTCCGGATCCGCAATGCCGCGAATCGCACCGACGAGGGTCCGTTGGATCCGCTCTGCGATTGCTACTGCTGCCGCCATTACAGCCGCGCCTACCTGCACCACTTGGACAAGTGCAAAGAGATCCTTGGGGCTCGGCTGCAGACGATCCATAATCTTCACTACTACCAGACCCTGATGCGCGGTCTGCGCGAGGCCATCGCCGCAGGCCGCTACACCGACTTCGTCCGCGAGTTCGAGGCATTGCGCGCAACACCCGATCCGGCATGATCCCGGCATGATCCAAGACGCGTCCTTCCGAGGCCAAGGTGCGCGGCGACGTCGGGCCGATCTCGAAACCATGCCCGACGCAATCGACGCGTCTTCCCCGACGCTGCAACTTGCTCCGCGCTATGCCATAATCCGACGCCGAGTTTTCCGGAGGTTGTGTGGCCTTTGCGGTCCCGTCCTCGTCCTAAACCGCCGGATCGCAACCGAGCGATCCCCAGACCATAGGCACTGAATAGATGAGCTTCCTGATCTCCGATGCCGTCGCTCAAGGCGAGGCCGCCGCCGGTGCGGGTGACCCCTTTCTGGCACTGCTCCCGCTGGTGTTGTTTGCGGTCGTCTTCTACTTTCTCCTTATCCGTCCGCAGTCCAAGCGCCAGAAGGAGCATCGCAAGATGGTGGAGTCCTTGGCGAAGGGTGACGAGGTCGTCACCATCGGCGGGATCGCCGGGCGGATCGCCGAGATCGGGGACAACTTTGCGCTGCTCGACATTGCCGACGGTGTTGCGGTGAAGATCCGGCGCAGCTCGGTCGAGTCCGTGATGCCGAAAGGAACCCTGAAAGACCTGTAAACCCTTCGCCCGCACCTCGGCCGCGGTGCCTCGGGCGCCGCGGCGTCTTGACCGGATTCCTCCGGCTCAGGGCGCGGGCGCCCTCCTTGGCGCCGGCCGGTGTCCGGCCCATCCCCGATCGCGCCCGCTGTTGCGACTGGAATTGCAATGAACCAATACCCCTTGTGGAAGAATCTCCTGATCCTGGGCATCATCCTCGGCGCCTTGCTCCTTGCGGTTCCGAACCTCTTTTCTCAGGACCCGTCGATCGAGATCACCGCCGCGCGCGGCTCCGAGGTGACCGAGGCGAGTCTCGCCGAGGTGCGTGCCGCACTCGAAACCGCCGATGTCCCCGTGAAGGACATCGAGATGCGCGAAGGCGGCAAGCTGCTGGTGCGTTTCGCCTCCTCGGGCGCTCAGCTGGCGGGGCAGGATGCGATCGAGCGGACCCTCTCGGAGCGTTACCGCACCGCGTTGACCTTGTCGGCAGACCTGCCCGGCTGGGTGCGGTTTCTCGGCCTCAACCCCATGTCGATGGGTCTCGATCTGCGCGGCGGCATCCATGTCGTGATCGACGTGGACATGGAAGCGGCCCTCGACCAAGCGCTCGAGCGCTATGTCGGCGACATCCGCACCGAGCTGCGCGACCGCAAGATCCGCTACTTGACCGTTGCGCGCGAGGGCTCTCGCATCCTGATCAAATTCAACGATGCGGCGATGCGTGACGATGCTCAGCGGGCGCTGAACAACGAGTTCCGGGATCTCGATATCCAACCACTCGACGAAGGCGGCGATTTCGTCATCGCTGCGAGCTTGCCCCCGGCCCAGCAAGAGGAGGTCCGCTCTTTCGCCCTGCAGCAGAACATCACGACCCTGCGCAACCGCGTGAATGCGCTCGGTGTCGCAGAGCCCAGCATTGCCCGGCAGGGCGATCGCCGCATCGTGGTCCAATTGCCGGGCGCGCAGGACCCCGGGCGATTGAAAGAGCTGCTGGGTGCGACCGCGACGCTCGAATATCGCCTCGTCGATACCGAGCACAGCGTCGCCGATGCCCTCGATGGCCGTGTTCCGGTCGGCAGCCGGCTCTATCGCGAGCGCGACGGCACGCCGATCCTGCTCAATCGTCGGGTTATCGTGACCGGCGATCAGATCACCGATGCCTCCGCCGGCTTCGACAGCCAGAGCGGGAGCCCCGCGGTCTTCGTCAACCTGGACGGGCAGGGCGCCCGGCGCATGCGGGATGTCACGACCGAGAACGTCGGCAAGCCGATGGCCGTGGTCTTTATCGAGAACGTGACCACCACCGAGGTTGTCGACGGGGAGGCGGTCAAGCGAACTCGCAAGGTCGAGGAGGTCATCAGCGTTGCGACCATTCGCGAGCCCTTCGGGCGCCGTTTTCAGACCACCGGATTGGACAGCAGCAACGAGGCGCACAATCTAGCGCTGTTGCTGCGCTCGGGCGCCTTGGCGGCCCCGATCCAGATCGTCGAGGAGCGCACCATCGGTCCCAGCCTCGGACAGGACAACATCGACCAGGGCTTCCTGTCGGTCATGATCGGTCTCGGGCTGGTATTGGTCTTCATGGCGCTCTACTACCGCGTCTTCGGGCTGGTAGCGAACGTCGTCCTGGTGGTGAATCTCGTGATGATCGTCGCGATCCTCTCGATGCTCCAGGCCACGCTGACCTTGCCCGGGATCGCCGGCATCGTGCTGACCGTCGGTATGGCGGTCGATGCAAACGTTCTGATTTACGAGCGAATACGCGAGGAGATCCGCAACGGCAGCACGCCCCAGGCGAGCATCCACGCCGGATTCGACAAGGCGCTTTCGACCATCGTCGATGCGAACGTCACGACACTCATTGCGGCCGTCGTGCTCTTTAGCTTCGGCACCGGACCGATCAAGGGGTTTGCCGTCACGCTCTTCATCGGGATTCTGACCTCGATGTTCACGGCAATCTTCGGGTCTCGCGCCATTATCAATCTGATCTACGGCGGCCGGCGCGTGAAGAAGTTGGCGATTTGAACCGCGCTCTCGGGTGGTGCTCGATACCCCGGCGCCTGGTGCGCCGTCGAGGCCGCCCGAAGTTTCGGTGTCGCGCGGTTCAAGTGAAAACGGGATAAAGACTTCAATCGCGTTTCTCTCCGAAGCTCGGGGATGAATTTCTAGCCGTTCGCACGCTGAACCGGTGCACGCCGCGCCGAACGCGATTGAACCAATGACGATCTCAATTCAGGGCGCTCGATGTCCAGAGCGCCCTAAACCAAGGGCGATTCGATGAGAGACCTGAGTGTCATCAATGAGCTGAATATCGATTTCATGGGTATTCGCCGCCCCGCGGTGATCTTATCCGGGGTCGTGCTGCTGCTGTGTATATTGGCCATGGTGATCCGTGGCTTCAATCTCGGATTGGACTTCACCGGTGGCACCGTCCTTGAGGTGGGCTACCAAAATCCGGCCGAGCTCAGCGATGTCCGAGCGGCACTCGAGGCGAAGGGCTTCACGGGTGCAACCGTCCAGCACTTCGGCACGCGCAGCGACGTCTTGATTCGTCTGGCCCCGGAGGCAGGCGAGGAGGCGAGTGCCGAGCTGAGCGATAGCGTGTTCCAGGCATTGAGCGAAGCGGTCGGAGGGCAGGTCGAGCTGCGTCGAGTCGAATTCGTCGGGCCTCAGGTCGGCGAGGAGCTTCGTGAGCAGGGCGGACTCGCGGTCCTCTTCGCGCTGATCGGTATCCTGGTTTATGTCGCCTTGCGCTTCGAGTGGCGCTTCGCGGTGGGTGCGGTCGTTGCCATTGTGCACGACGTCATCTTCACTGTCGGGATGTTTGCACTCTTTCAGATCCCCTTCGATCTGACCGTCCTCGCCGCCGTACTCGCGGTCATTGGCTACTCACTGAACGACACCATCGTCATCTTCGACCGCATCCGCGAGAATTTCCGCCGGATACGCAAGGGAACGGTCATCGACATCACAAATGTCTCGATCAACCAAACCTTGTCGCGGACCGTGGTGACCTCGGGGACCACTCTGCTCGTGCTCATCGCGCTCTATATCTTCGGCGGCGAGGCGCTCAATGGTTTCTCGCTGGCGCTCATCATCGGCGTCGTCGTCGGTACCTATTCGACTATCTTCGTGGCCACGGCGGCCGTGATCTTCCTCGGGGTGAGTCGCGCCGATCTCCTTCCGGTTCCCAAGGAAGGGGCCGACGCGGGCAGCAGCCTGCCTTAGGATGCGGCGTATCAAGCATGTCCGCTTTGCTTGCTGTTCAGCCGCTTGAGCGGCTGAACAGATGCCTCACGCAGCCGATTCACTCGGCTGTCTCAAGGTTCCAGCGGCCGCTCGAACTTCTCGTGGTTGAGCACCGCGACATCGGACACGAACACGGTGAGGTGATAGCCCTGGCCGATCAGTGCGTCCAGGTCATCAAGCAGGTCGGACATGCGATCGGGAGGCAGAATGACCTTCAGAAGGAGGTTCGTGTCGACCTCCAGGTTACCCGACTGTAAACCGTCGGAACCCGCGCCGCGTGCGCGCAGCAGCGTATAGCCGCTTGCACCGCGGCGACTCACCGCGGCGACGAGGCGGTGTTCGAGCACGTCGGTGGTGATGACGGTGACGAGTTTTTCAGGGACAAGGCGGTGCATCTGGATAGACTCCTGCGACTTGCGATGTGACAGTCCGACGGGACACGAGGGTTGCCGTGCCGCGTGCGTCGATCAGGCCCCGCCGGCCAACAGCAGAGCCAGTTGGTGATAGATCGGGATGCCGAAGACGACGTTGAACGGGAAGGTCACGCCGAGCGACAAGGTCAGATAGAACGACGGATTGGCCTCGGGTATCGCCAGGCGCATCGCGGGCGGGACGGCGATGTAGGACGCGCTTGCGCCCAGTACCCCGACCAGCGTTGTGCCGCCGACACCGAAACCGAGCATCAGGTGTCCGACCAGCACGCCGATGACACCGCCGATCAGCGGCATGACCAGCCCGAAGGCCACGAGAGCCCATCCGACGCGCCGGAAGTCGGCGAAGCGCCGCCCCGCCTCGAGCCCCATCTCCAGCAGGAAGAGGCAGAGCATTCCCATGAAGATATCGGTGGTGAAGGGGTGCAGCGACTCCATCGCCTTCGGGTTCGCGATGGCACCGATCAGCATCGACCCGATCAGGAGCACCACGCTGCCGTTCGTGAAGGCATCGCGCAGGATTTCGGCAAGATGGCCTTCACCCCGCTCGGCGGGCGCGGCGCTGCGGTTCGGGTCGGTCTTGGCGGCGCGCCCGCGACTCCAACTCGCCAGCAAAAGACCGACGACGATGGCCGGAGACTCCATGATCGCGAGCATGATCAGTGGATAGCGCTCGTAGTCGATCCCTTGGCTGCCGAGGAAGGCGATTGCGGTGAGGAAGGTGCCGGCGCTGACCGAGCCGTAATGCGCGGCGATCGCGGCGGCATCGAGCGGACCGACTCGACGCGTCGCGAGCAACAGCCCGAAGCCGATGATCGGCAGCAGGAGTCCGAGCAGCAGCGCCCAGACCACCGCCGCCAGGGCCTCGCCGAGATCCGCCCTCGCCAATTCCACGCCGCCGTGCAGGCCGATCGAGACCAGAAGGTAAATGGAGAGGATCTTCGCCAGATCGGGCGGAAAGCGCAGATCGGATTTGATCAGGCGTGCGATGAAACCGAGTGCGAAGAAGAGTACGGCCGGGATCAACAGGTTGGAAAACGCCGACATCATGACTCCGTGGTCCCGGAATGGGAGCTTGGACGATCGGAACTCTCGACACAGCTTCGCGCCGCGCAGGGTTGGTTAGATCATAATCCTAGATCCGGCAGTTGACCGCTTCGTGCCGCATGCAAGGGTTTGACGTTGTTGAGCATCATGGTCATCTGATGCCTCACCCGCCGGGTGGCGGCCGCTACGACCCCTGGAGCACGTCCCGCGCGGCGCCCGACCGCGTTGCAACTCGTTGTCGTAGAACCACTACGACGCCTCGTTGCGCCTTGCCGGACACCACGCGGGACGCACTCCAGGGGCCGTTCAACTGCCGGATCTAGGATAATCCGAAATCCGGCAGTTGACCGCTGCGTGTTTTATGCAAGGCTCGGGTCGGCCGGGACAGGGCACTGCCGACGGGCGCGAGGATCGGGATGCTCTGCCTGCTCCCGCTCGGAGCGCACCCTGACTAGCGGTAGGGGCGCAGATACCACCACTCGAAGCCGAGCTTCATCCAGTGGAAGAACCGTGTCGAGGGCAGCACCCAGTTGTTCTTTTCGGTTCGCGCGACCAGCATGCCCGTATCGTTGGCGTCGACGATGCAGACCAGCTCGACCTTGAAGGTCTCGCTCGGCGCGCGGCCCTGCAACTCTGCGAGCAGATTCTTCACCGCCGCGCGGGCCTGCAGGTCCGCCATGTGGGCCTGTTTGGGCATCCAGTCCGGACCGGGAAAACTGCCCGAATCGCCCGCGACATAGACCCGCTCGTAGCCGGGGACACGGCAATGGGCATCAGCCTGCAGGAGTCCGCCCGGCGAGCGCGGAAGATCGGTATTGTCGAACCAGGTGTTGCCCGTCATGCCCGGCATGAAGAGGATGAGATCAGCGTCGAATTCGCCGGCCTCGGTCGTCACCTTCGACTCCGAGAACGACTTGAGCTTGTGGCCCAGATGGGTCTCGATCCCGCGCCGCTTCATCTCGGCAAGGATGCCGTCGACCGCCTTCGGGCCAAGCCGGTTGCCGGGTCGCTCTGCCGGGGTGAAGAAGTGCAGGCGGAAGCGGTCGCGACGCCCTTCCTTGCGCAGTTGGCTGTCCATCCCAAAGATGAACTCGAAGATGGGTCCGCCGCGCATCGAGCTCGGCTCGTTGGGGTTTCCCGCAAAGCCCATGGCGATGCTGCCGCCGTCCATCGCCTTGACCCGATCCCGGATCGCCTCCGCGGCAGCGATGCCCTCGCAAGGCGTGATGGCGTGCTCGATGCCGGGGAGCTTCTTGATGAAACGCCCGCCGCTGCCGATGACGAGTCCGTCGTTTTCGACCGGACCGGCGGTGGTTTCGAGCGTGCGCCCGTCCGGGCTCAGGCCGGTCGCCTCTCCGGCGAGATGGCGCACGCGCATCCGCTTGAAGAAGGGGCGCAGATCGATGCGCAGATCCTCGCCGCTGCGGATCCCGCAGGGGACCCAGATGAGGCCCGGGTAGTAGATGAACTCGGCCTTGTTGCTGACGAGCGTGATCTCGGCGTCGGGGGCGGTCCGTCGGATGCTTTGAACGGCCGTGAGGCCGGCGAATCCGGAACCGACGATGGTGATGCGATGCATGGATGACTCCGGTGACCCTTAAACCGCGCCCTGCGCGGTATGCGTCGTTGTTGGATGGGATCGGCCTCGGCCGACTTGACGAGCGTTGAATCCGGCGCGGTTTGGACGGTTCATAAGGATGCGTTGGATTGTATACCGATCCGGCAGTGAGACCGGGACAAGTGGACACGCATCGGGAGTGGGCTTCGGATCGGGCGCGCCGCCGCGATCTATCGGCTCGACTCCAGCAGCGGCTCCAAGACCGGCCAGACATTGTCGAGTATCCGCGGCTGCGCCTCGGCGGTCGGGTGCAGCCCGTCGGCCTGCATCAGATCCCAATTCTCGGCCACTCCGGCGAGTAGATCCGGCACCAAGGGGACGGATTCGGCCTCGGCGACCTCCCGAAACACTGCTTGAAAGCCGTCGGTGTAAGCCGCACCGTAGTTGGGCGGGAGGCGCAAGCCGGTCAACAGGACGCGGCTGCCGGAGGTCCGACTTCGCTCGATCATTTGGATGATGTTGTTGCGGATGACCTCGAACCCCAAGCCGCGCAAGCCGTCATTCGCACCGAGCTCGATCAAAACCAAGGTGGGTGCATGTTCGTCGAGCAGCGTCCCGAGCCGCGTCAGCCCCCCGGCCGTCGTATCGCCCGAGACACTCGCATTGACGACGCGGAAAACCATTCCACGCTCGCGCAGACGCTCTTCGAGGAGCGATACCCAGCCGCTCTCGCGATCCAAACCATAGCTCGCACTCAGGCTGTCGCCGAGGACCAGGATGACCGGTGGAGCGGCCGGCGCGTCGGTCGTGGTTTTTCCGAGCGTCAGGGCAGGCAACAACATACAGGTCAGCAGGAGTAAACGGATCATGTCGGGACAAAGACCTCGGGCCGTGTCGAAAGCGGTCGCAGTGGGGAAGCATGTTACGGGGCCAGCCGGCGGCTTGACCATCTTGGAACGCCTCGACCTTGAGATCCAAGCCGGCGAGGCGGTGGCCATCCTCGGTGCTTCCGGTTCGGGTAAGTCCACATTATTGGGGCTCTTGGCCGGTCTCGACAGTGCGACCTCGGGCGAGGTGTGGCTGTGCGGCCAGCGCGTCGACGATCTCGACGAGGACGGACGCGCGGCCCTGCGCAGCGGGCGCGTTGGCTTCGTCTTCCAGAACTTCCAGCTCCTGCCGACGCTGACAGCCCGCGAGAACGTGCTGCTGCCGCTTGAGCTCACCGGAACGCGCGACGCCGCCCGCCGTGCCGACGAGGCCCTGGATCGGGTCGGTCTGACCCCGCGTGCCCGCCACTATCCGCGACAGCTCTCGGGTGGGGAGCAACAGCGTGTCGCGATTGCTCGGGCCTACGCCCCGCGACCCGAGGTGCTGTTCGCCGACGAGCCGACGGGGAACCTGGACCAGGTCACCGGCGAGCACATCATCGATCTCCTCCTGGACCTGCGCAGCGACGCCGGTGCGGCACTGGTGCTGGTCACCCATGATCCACGACTGGCCGAGCGCTGCGATCGTCGTCTGCATATGAACTCCGGCCACCTGGAGCAAGGCGCGTGAAGACCTGGCGGATTACCCTGCGACTGCTCGGCCAGGATTGGCGTAGCGGCGAGCTCTATCTGCTCGCCTCGGCCCTGATTCTGACCGTCGCCGCCATCACGGCGGTGGGCTTCTTTACCGATCGCGTCGAAAGCGCCATGGCCCGTCAGGGCGGGGAGCTGATCGCGGCGGATCTCGCCTTGGAGTCGGCCACCCCGCTGCCGTCCGAGTACCGGGAGCAGGCGGACCGCATGGGTCTAACGACCGCCCGCATCATCGAGTTTCGCAGTGTGGTGGTTGGTGGGGAGGGGCCGCAGCTCGTCCAGGTGAAGGCCGTCGATGACGCCTACCCCCTGCGCGGGCGGCTGAGCATCCGCGATGCGCTCGATGCGCCTGATCGCGAGGTCGAGACGGGGCCTCCGCCCGGCGAGGTCTGGGTCGAGTCGCGTCTCTTGCCCTTGCTGGGTGCGGGGCTCGGCGACGAGGTCGGTCTCGGTGAGTCGCGTCTGCGCATGGGCGCCATCCTGAGCAACGAGCCGGACCGAGGCGGTGCGCTCTTTGCTCTGGCCCCGCGGGTCATGCTGAGCCAGTCCGATCTCGCGGCGACCGGGCTGATCACCGAGGCGAGCCGGGCCGAGCATCGCCTCTTGATCGCCGGGGAGGCTGCGGCCGTCGAACGGTTCAAAAGGGCTATCGAAGCCGATCTGCCGGCCAATATCGACTTGATCGACGGCAGCACCGCCCGGCCCGAGTTCGAGTCCGCGGTCGATCGCGCCTCGCGTTTCCTGCACTTGGCTACCCTCGTCACCTTGCTAGTTGCCGGGGCCGCGATCGCGCTGGCCAGTCGTCGTTTCGTCGAGCGCCAGACCGACGCCGTCGCCGTGATGCGTTGTCTGGGTGCGCCCAATCACCTGCTGATGCGGGTCTTCACCATGCGCCTGGTCCTCTTCGGGCTCATCGCCAGCTTGATCGGCTGTCTGCTCGGCTGGCTGGGACAGCTCGGGCTCATGAGCCTGTTGTCGGAGTGGTTTGCGGCGGATCTGCCGACCCCCTCGCTCGCACCCGTCGTGGTCGGCGTAGCGACGGGTCTGGTCGCGCTCTTGGGCTTTGCGCTCCCGCCGCTGTTTCAATTGGCGCAGGTCTCGCCCTTGCGTGCGCTGCGGCGCGACCTGGGTGCTCCGCGCGGATCGGCCATCCTCACGGTGGTCGGTGCTGCGTCGGCCTTGGCCCTCTTGATCGTCTGGCAGGCCGATGACTTCCAGCTGGCCTGGAAGCTGATGGCCGGTGTGCTCGGCGCCGTTGCGAGCCTGGTCATCACGGTCCTCGTCCTGGTGCGTCTCGCGGGCGGGCTTGCCGGGCGTGCTCGCGGGGTCTGGCGACTCGGTCTGGCGGCACTGGCGCGACGTCCCTCCGCGGCCGTCCTGCAGATCTCCGGCTTGGGGTTGGGCATCCTGGCCCTGCTGCTGCTGGCCGTGGTGCGTGTGGATCTGCTCGAGACCTGGCAGGAGACCTTGCCCGAAGGTGCGCCGAATCATTTTCTGATCAACATCCAGCCGCAGGATGTCGAGCCATTGGGCCGGTTCCTGCGCGAAGGGGGGCTGGGCGAGTCGGCCATCTACCCGATGATCCGCGGCCGACTGGTGCGGATCAACGACCGCGAAATCGTCCCGTCCGACTACGAGAATCCGCGTGCCGAGCAGCTCGCCTCGCGCGAGTTCAACCTGAGCCAGGGCGCGGACCTGCAATCCGACAACCGCATCGTCGCCGGTACATGGTGGCCCGATGCGGATGCCTCCCCGCAGTTCTCGGTGGAAGAGGGCATCGCCGAGACGCTCGGTATCGCCTTAGGCGACGAGATCACCTTCTTGGTCTCCGGGCGCGAGATGAGTGCCCCTGTGACCAGTTTGCGCGAGGTCCAGTGGGACAGCTTCAACGTCAACTTCTTCGTGATCTCCTCCCCGGCGCTCCTGGGCTCGGAACCCGCGACCTTCATCACCAGCTTCTACCTCCCCGACGATCGTGAGACGCTTGTTCCGGAGCTGGTCAAACGCTTCCCGAGCGTGACCCTGCTCGACGTTGACGCCTTACTGACGCAGGTCCGTCAGGTGGTCGACCGCGGCGTCATGGCGGTGGAATACGTCTTTCTCTTCACGCTCGCGGCCGGGATCCTGGTCATGTACGCCGGCATCCAGGCCAGCCTGGAAGAGCGCCGACTTGAGCACGGTATCCTGCGCACCCTGGGCACGGGTCGCCGCGCTTTGCTGACCAGTCTGGCCGTGGAGTTCACCGCAGCCGGCATCCTCGCGGGCGCGCTCGCCTCCGTCTTCGCCGAGCTGACCGGCTGGCTGCTGGCCGAACAGCTCTTCGGTCTGACCTTCAGCTTCAACCCCACACTCTGGCTGGTCGGCGTCTTCGGCTCCGGCGCCTTGATCGGAATCGCCGGAACCTTGGCAACCTATCCGTTGCTGATTCGCCCGCCGTTGCAGACTCTGCGGCAGGCGGGATAGCGGATTGTCCGATTCTCAGCGCGTTTCTTCTGTGTTGTCTTCTCTAAACGCAGAAGCGCCGAGGTAGCTGAAGAAGATCTCATCCCGTTGCCGGAATCTTTTGCGGAGACCCTGACCGGGGGCTTCTCGCGGATCGTCTCCTGAGAACTGCATCGGTTATTCTTTAACTGTAAGGTTGTTTTGAGATCGGCGAGGGTAGCCCGACACCGTACGGAGGGGCCCGCATGAGGATCGATTGGACACCCGCGGAGGCGTTGGCGTTCGCCTGCCCGGTCTGCCGTTCGGACGGCGTCAAGCGGTCCGTGTTGGCGGTCGAGTCGCCGTTCAACACCCAGGACCCTTTGCGGCTGCACGCCTGCGATGTGTGCGGAACCCTCAGCTTTCCGGGGCTGACGCCCCCTGCCTACGAAGATGACGGAGCGGCTGCGGATGCCGGTGCCGACACGTCCCTTTCGCGGGCCGCGATCAAGT
This region includes:
- a CDS encoding NAD(P)/FAD-dependent oxidoreductase, whose translation is MHRITIVGSGFAGLTAVQSIRRTAPDAEITLVSNKAEFIYYPGLIWVPCGIRSGEDLRIDLRPFFKRMRVRHLAGEATGLSPDGRTLETTAGPVENDGLVIGSGGRFIKKLPGIEHAITPCEGIAAAEAIRDRVKAMDGGSIAMGFAGNPNEPSSMRGGPIFEFIFGMDSQLRKEGRRDRFRLHFFTPAERPGNRLGPKAVDGILAEMKRRGIETHLGHKLKSFSESKVTTEAGEFDADLILFMPGMTGNTWFDNTDLPRSPGGLLQADAHCRVPGYERVYVAGDSGSFPGPDWMPKQAHMADLQARAAVKNLLAELQGRAPSETFKVELVCIVDANDTGMLVARTEKNNWVLPSTRFFHWMKLGFEWWYLRPYR
- a CDS encoding arylesterase; its protein translation is MIRLLLLTCMLLPALTLGKTTTDAPAAPPVILVLGDSLSASYGLDRESGWVSLLEERLRERGMVFRVVNASVSGDTTAGGLTRLGTLLDEHAPTLVLIELGANDGLRGLGFEVIRNNIIQMIERSRTSGSRVLLTGLRLPPNYGAAYTDGFQAVFREVAEAESVPLVPDLLAGVAENWDLMQADGLHPTAEAQPRILDNVWPVLEPLLESSR
- a CDS encoding ABC transporter ATP-binding protein — translated: MSGQRPRAVSKAVAVGKHVTGPAGGLTILERLDLEIQAGEAVAILGASGSGKSTLLGLLAGLDSATSGEVWLCGQRVDDLDEDGRAALRSGRVGFVFQNFQLLPTLTARENVLLPLELTGTRDAARRADEALDRVGLTPRARHYPRQLSGGEQQRVAIARAYAPRPEVLFADEPTGNLDQVTGEHIIDLLLDLRSDAGAALVLVTHDPRLAERCDRRLHMNSGHLEQGA
- a CDS encoding ABC transporter permease, with protein sequence MKTWRITLRLLGQDWRSGELYLLASALILTVAAITAVGFFTDRVESAMARQGGELIAADLALESATPLPSEYREQADRMGLTTARIIEFRSVVVGGEGPQLVQVKAVDDAYPLRGRLSIRDALDAPDREVETGPPPGEVWVESRLLPLLGAGLGDEVGLGESRLRMGAILSNEPDRGGALFALAPRVMLSQSDLAATGLITEASRAEHRLLIAGEAAAVERFKRAIEADLPANIDLIDGSTARPEFESAVDRASRFLHLATLVTLLVAGAAIALASRRFVERQTDAVAVMRCLGAPNHLLMRVFTMRLVLFGLIASLIGCLLGWLGQLGLMSLLSEWFAADLPTPSLAPVVVGVATGLVALLGFALPPLFQLAQVSPLRALRRDLGAPRGSAILTVVGAASALALLIVWQADDFQLAWKLMAGVLGAVASLVITVLVLVRLAGGLAGRARGVWRLGLAALARRPSAAVLQISGLGLGILALLLLAVVRVDLLETWQETLPEGAPNHFLINIQPQDVEPLGRFLREGGLGESAIYPMIRGRLVRINDREIVPSDYENPRAEQLASREFNLSQGADLQSDNRIVAGTWWPDADASPQFSVEEGIAETLGIALGDEITFLVSGREMSAPVTSLREVQWDSFNVNFFVISSPALLGSEPATFITSFYLPDDRETLVPELVKRFPSVTLLDVDALLTQVRQVVDRGVMAVEYVFLFTLAAGILVMYAGIQASLEERRLEHGILRTLGTGRRALLTSLAVEFTAAGILAGALASVFAELTGWLLAEQLFGLTFSFNPTLWLVGVFGSGALIGIAGTLATYPLLIRPPLQTLRQAG